GCATCGGCCCTGACCGCCGGCCCGTCTCGCGGCGTGGCATGGCGAGCTTAGGATTGGTCGTGCGCATGCGCTGCCAGGGTAGCCGGCGTGGTGAACAACACAGGTCAGCGAAGTTGTCGATGAAAGTCATAGACCGCAATGGCTAAAGCCATGCGGCTTGTCTCTGGCACTACGGACCGGGGTCCATATCCGAGACGATAGGCGGCATGACTTCCGCCCGGTGCGCGATGTTGATCGCGGCGTTCACATCAGCGTGGGCCGCATGCCCACACGCCACGCAAAGGAACTCGGCTTGATGGCGACGATTGGCTTTGTCGATGTGCCCACACACGGCGCACTGCTGACTGGTGTATTTCGGGTCCACGAGGATGACCGGAATACCCGCCAGCCGCGCCTTGTAGTCGATGAACTGCCGCAACTGCGCGAAGCTCCAATTGCTGTGCCGTGCTCGTTGGTCGGCCCCTCTAGCCCTGGTCCGCGCGCGAATGCCCGTCAGGTCTTCAAGGGCAATCGCGCGGTTCGTGCGCTGGGCCGTCTCCACGAGACGCTTGCTGATTTGGTGGTTGATGTCTTTCTGGTAGCGCCGCTGGCGACCGGCCAACTTGCGCAGGTGGCGCTTAGCCGATAGGCTGCCACGCGCTTGAAGGTTAGCGCGCAGGCGCTGCTGGTGCTGGCGATTGCGTTCAATGCCCTCGCTGGTCATGATCTCGCCATCGCTGGTCGTGGCAATGTTCGTCACGCCGAGGTCCACGCCCAGGGCGGTTTCCACATCGCGCAGTTCGGGATCGGGGATCTCGCACGTCGCCAGCAGGAAGAACATCCCGTTGAAAAACACGAGATCGGTTTCCCCCTGCCGGGCGGCCAGCAGTTCAAGCTGGCGCTCACCGGCCCCAAACGGGATGGCCTGGCGACCGGCCAGCGTCCAGATCGAGACTTCCCGTCGCTCCAGCTTCCACGACAGGATGCGGTCATCGTAGGCGATGCTGCCCAGCGGCTTGAAGGTGCGCTGCACTGTACGGTCCAGGCGGTAGGCATCCGCCACCTTCGCCAGACAGCGGATCACCATCTGCGCCGACAGGCCGAAGCGTTCCTTCGTCTCATAGTACGTCAGGTTCTGCATCCCGTAGCGGTGGAAGACCTGCGCCTCGAACGCGCGGGCGCTGATGTGGTTGCACGCGGCATTCGCCCGCTCAAGCGTCTGCTTGAGGGCGGCGTGCTGGTCGGGCGTCGGGTAGAGGCGCACCTGCGCAATCAGTTTCATGTCATGAAGTATTGCACGGAGGTTCGCATGTTGCAACTTCAAAGGCACCGCGCTTCCTCCACTGCCATTGAAATGGCGTGGCTTCCGCGCGGAAGTGTTCTGTGAGATTGTGAAGTAAAAGGGGGCAGCCGCACACACGGTCGCCCCCTTTGTATTTACTCCTCGACGCCTTCGGGTGCGCCGAACCCCAGGGGAGCGAGCGCGTCTTCGAGCTTCTCGCCGACCGCCACAGCTAGTCGCTGGCTGAGCTGCTGCAACGAGGCTTCGATACGCTCGCGCAGCTCATCTTCGTCGACATTCACGCCGTAGCGTGCCAACCGGCGCGCCGCCGCCGCCAGGGCCATGTCCATCTTTTCGTGACCCAGCAGCTCCAGGCTGTGGCCCATCTGCTCCGCGTACTGCGCGCCGTAGGACGCAGCCACGTCGATCAGGGAGTCGATGTAGTCCGGGGTGCGCAGCTTGATCGCCACGATGAGACGCGCGATCAGCACCTTCGCGGCCGGCGTGAAGACCATGACGATCATGAGCAGGGCGAGCTGGACGTACTGATTGCTGAGCAATGCCTTGATTTCTTCCACGATTTCCCTCCCAGGAAATTAGAACGGTTGACAATTGGTGGCGTCGAACCAGTCGGTGCCGCCGCCGAACGACCAGAGGTGATAGCCTTGCACGTAGGGGTCTTTCGCCAGCTCCGCGTTCAGGAACGCGGCGAACTGGCGCACTTCGGCACAACCCGTGCCGTCCGAGGTGCGCCCACCGCGCCCGCCCGCTTCGGTGAAATAGACCGGGAGCTTCCAGTACAGCGTGGGGAGCGACGCGAACACCTGGCGGTGACGCATGGCGATCCAGATGTCAGTCCAGGCTTTGTCCATCGTGTAGAGGTGCAGCGCGATGGCGTGGTACTTCGGCCTCCCATCCGCGTAGATCCCGCAGGGGTGCGCCAGCGCGTAATCCAGTGCGGGGCGCAGCGTCTGCCAGTCGGGGATGGTCGGGTAGCCGGGGTTGAAGGAGAACAGCGCCAAGCAGTAGCCGCGAGTCTCGGCCCACTGCATGGCTTTAATCGCATCCTGCGCGTGCTGGTCGATGTCGTACTGGCATTCGTTCTCGTACTCGTAGTAGTCGATGAGAGCACGCGTGGGCCAGTTGGACTCGTTCTTTGCCATCCAGACCGACATGGGTTCGCCGGACGGCTTACAATCGCCAATGCGCAGGGTACGGTAGAACGTAACGATGTGAGGACTGGTGGCCCGTGCGCGCTCGAGCAGGACCTCCGAGCCGGTGGTCGCCTTTAGAGTTCCAATCGACGCCAGAGAGGGGACAGCCGGTCCGCGTTGGCGGAGAAGATGGTGTGCACGCCCGCCAGGGTATCGGCGGGGACCGGGAGGCCCGCGACCGGCTTTTCGGGAATCTTGTCGCACGGGCCGGACAGCACGGCATACCGCTCACCGCCGTAGATCATGGCCGACCAGCCGGTTTTTCCTGCGTAGGAAATTTGCACCCAGATTTCGCGGGTCGATTTCGTCGAGGTCTGGTAAACCTCGGCCACGCCGTTCAGCGGGATGGAGCCCAGCGCCGTCCCAGAAGTGTTGTCGGTCGAGCGAATGCGCAGGGAGGCGATGCTAACCGTGATGTGGCAGACTTCAGACGGTACGGCTGTGCCCACCGGCGTGACGACCATGGGGGTGGCCGTGGGCGCCTGGGTTGGCAGCGGATGGTTGTCGTAGGCAGTGGGCGTCAAGCTGGTGTCCAGGCAGATGTCGAGCGTATCGTCTGCACCGAAGTCCAGCTCGTTGTCGCGTTTGATCCAGCCCTTCTTGACTCCGCCTTCACGCACCGGCGCGCTCACGTAAAGCCACTCGTCGATGACGTCGGTGTAGACATAGATGGTGTGCACGGTGATGCGGTAGTCGGCATCGACATGCGCCAGAAGGGTACTGGTCGCGCTGTGATCGGCGCGCAGGTTGTGCGTCACGTGCCCGACGGCCAGGCAGCTCTTGACCTCGGCCGTGACCGTCACCGTTACCGGGCTGTCCGGCGTCGGCGAGGGTATCAGACTGGGCTGTGAGCCTGGGGTATAAGTCGGATACGGTGAAGCGCTGGGCGGCGGGGTGTGGGTCGGATAGGGCGTATACGTCGGCAGAGGCGTTTGCGTCAGCCGCTGGACGAGGATGCCCACGCGGCCCTGCACAGCCAGCGTCGCTCCCGGGGTAATGACTTGCCCGTCCAGGGGCGAGATTTCGTAGCGCCCCTCCGGGATGGCGTCACACGCCGTCAGCAGAATTAGCAGGATCGAGAGCAGGACAATCAGCTTCTTCACTCGTGTCCTCCTTGAAGGGGCAGATAGCCGAGAGATTTGCCTCAGCGATGTGGGCGATGATATGCGCTTCGGTTTCCCGAATCGTAGCGTGCAGGCGCTGAAATTCCGGCGCGACCGCTCTCAGCACGCCATTGGGCACTTCATCAATCTGGCGCGTTTGAGCGACGCTGGCGGCGGTAAGCTGCGCCAGGTAGTCATCCAGGCGCGTTGCCAGTGGCGTGACGACGGTGCCGACCAGCTCGATCAGCTTGTCGACGTGCTGGTCAGCATGCTCGGCATCCTGGGCGGATAGGGTCCGGCTGCGCGACAGCAGCGCGAACGCCTGGGGAATGAGACGCAGCGTCATAAGCGCGACGATTGCCAGAACGACAGCGGCGGCGGTCCCGGGGTTTTGGGCAAACAGGTTCTCCACGAACTCGAAGAGGGGCATGAGAGAGGCTCCGATGAGTGATTAGATGCTCTGCGCTGCCGGGCCAAAGCGACGTTTGGGAGTTGAATCAGTGGGTGGACCCACTTCATACTCGACAACCAGGGATGTGACGCGCGTGCTTTTGGCGGGCGTGTAGTCATACTGAACCAGGACAGTGGTAACGCGCTGGTCGCCCATTAGCTGTCATTGCCTGACTTTATGCCGGCCTGCAAGTTGTTGAGCTTGTCGAGATTCCACGACGTATTGCCCGCAGCCTTCTCTTGCACGCCAGATACGAACGATGAATAAGACAGCAGCAAGGGGGCTGGGCTACTCCACGCTTCGTTGGAGTCGAGCCGCGTGCCTAGCAGCAGCTCGTCTCCCTGCTCCACAAGGGTGCGCGCCCTGGCAAGAACCTGAACGGCCTTAATAACGTCGCCCTCGGCCAGCGTAGCGTTGGCGAGGTGATACGTATCCACCAGGTCTGAAGAATGCGCCACCACACAGGTTGTGTCATTGTCGGGCGTGACCTCATCCACCGCAGCCCAATTTGCAGCCTGGTTCCCAGCCTGGTCTGCCCACTGCGAGGCGTCGCCGACACCGGTAGGGCGCAGCGCGAGAATGTGACCATCGCCGCACCAACTGTTATTGACGGGACCGTCTGCGTCGTTGATGGCAATATCATCGACGGCTGATGTTGTCGCGGTGCTGGCGAGCGTATTCAACCACACGCGAGCGATGGTCGTGCCCGTGCCCTGCACCGGGCCGGCCCACGAACCGAGCGGTATCCCGCCGAAGCGCAGTTCGACGAGGCCCTCCGTCGCGCCCATCTTGACGTGCAGCTCCAGCAGGTAGTAGGTGTTGTTGGTGAGCGACGCAGGCGGGGCGGAGACAATCCGCGATGTGCCGAGAACCACCACCTGAATTTGTGTGGTGTAGATGTTCACGCGGGCCAATTCCTGCCCCGTATTGCTGTAAACATGCAGGAGCGGCCGATTCTGCGACGTTACCACCGGGGACCGGAAGGCTACCCGGAAGTAAAATTCCTCGCGCTGAACGCCTGCCGGCAGGTTGATGTACGCGGTGCGCGGGGTCGTGGCACCACCAACGTACAACTGCAAGGCATAGGAACCACTGCGCGCCACGCCGCCTACAATTGAGCCAACGCCATCCGTGTGCGTCATCCAGGGATGCAGAGCGCCTGGGTGCTCAAATCCCTCCATGAAGATGCGCGCCATGTTACACCACCAGGGCGGTGGGCCCGAACTGACTCAGGCACCCGTCGCCGTCCACGAACAACACCCGGATGCTGTGTGGAAGCTCGGCGACAGTGGCCGGGACGTTGGGCAGGGTTTCGCAGACCATGCCGCCAACCGGCGCTTCGCTGCCACGCTTGATCAGGCGCAGATTGAGGTAGATTTCGTACTCGCAGAGCATCTCGATGACGTTGCCCTGCGCGTCCGTGACGGCGGTGAGGGGCGGCTCCGAAAACAGAAGGAGCAGTGCGCTCGCGTCTTCGGGGTCCCGTTCGGCTGTGACGATGGCGGGGCCAGGTGTGTGCAGCGTATCGGGCAGCTTGGAGGTGCTCATCACCGGCGCGGCGATGTCGGCGTCGATGTAGTCCAGCAGGCGGGTGAGCACGTCCGTGTTGATGGCCTGGTAGATTTCACCCGGCTTGGTGTGCAGCAGTACATCTTGCAGCACCGCCAGGTTAAGCGTCGCGTGTGGCGGGGTCGCGCTCTGGCCCAGGGCGTACGCCTGAGCCTTCTCCAGCTCTGCGACCAGTGCCACCAGCAGGGTCAGCCGGTTCGTCGCCATCGAGACCAGGGCTGCCACGAGGTCAGCCAGACCCGCTTGAATCGCAATCGGGATGATGGCGCGATTGGCGACCTGGGGGACGCCGATGTTGTCGAGATTAGCCATGCGGTTGCTCCTTTAGGGTAGGGCTTTGATGATGAAAGGCAGGGCAAGGTACGGACTCATGTTGTTGTGGACACCGCTGCCTCCGGTGAACTCCGTGCTGCGACCTACGGCGTAACTTCCGAAGACGTTAGAGCCAGATTGAAAGAGATAGCTTCCGCTTCCTGTACCACGAAACTCCATGTGCTGATGGGAGGGCATTTCGGCGACGGACAACGGGTGGTTTTCTTCGCCGCCGCTGCCGCCAATTACATCAGCCGCCGCAGCGGTCACGCGGTTCGCAGGCGTGCCGCCCATGTTGTCGAGACCCAATGGGCTGCGGCCCCGCAGGTCGGGCAGGTTGAACGCGCCGCCGCTGCCGCCGAACTGGTAGCCTATCGCGGCGAACAGGTCGGGATACTCGGCGGTCGCTAGCACCTGCCCCGCACACCACAGGTACTTGGAGCTGGGCAGGGCCGCCGCGAACCACATGAAGCCCGCACCGACCGGGAGACTGTCTCCCCCGCCGGTGGCGGGCGTGATGAACTCCAGGGCTGTCTCGCCGGGGTTGACCGCCAGGACCTTGCCCGCCTGACCCTCATAGTCGTCAGGGACATCCGACAGGCTGAGGAAGGCGTTGGGGCACAGCGCGAGGATTTGGTCCCTGAGCACGCCGTAGGCCACCGACTGATACATTCCGTCCGTATTCAAGACCAGCAAGCGGTCGTTGCTCGCGGGAGTCGTCATCGCCGAAAGTCCAGGCAGATTCAGACTTATGCCGAGCAACTTCTCAGCAACCTGGGATACATCCCAGCCGAGCGGCGAAGCCGGGTAAATGGTGTACGCATTTGGCATCTCGGGGAGGGCCGAGACCATCATGTACTGCGCATCAGCAGGCGCGGCGTCGAGGTCGGTGATGTCCGTCTGGACGTGCTGGTGTACAGCAGCGGCGAACGCAGCGCTATCCAGGCCGTCAAGCGTGGCCGCGTCAATCTCGTCGCTGGCTGCGCTCGAGGCGATTTCCCAGCCGGTATCATCCGCGTTGCGGATTTTGAGCAGGTAGGTGCCCACACCGCCCGAGCTGTCTACCCACAGTTTCCCTGGACCAACCGCGCCCGGATCGGCGTCTTGAACATACCCCGGGACGTGAAGCTGGTCTCCAATGAGGTCCTGATGTTTTGCCATGGATTAGACCTTTGCGAGCACGATGTCGCCGTCGACGAAGACCAGTTGAGGGTCATTCGGGTCGCCGTTAGCGACCATCTCATAATGGGGTTGGGTGGGGTCGTACGCGACCGTGCCGGGCTTCCACGTTTCAGTCGCAGCGTCGTAGACGAGCACCTGGCCCTGCTCGGGCGAGACCGAGAGATCGACATCCGCCAGGTCGCCGAGCGCAGCCACCAGCGGGGCTTCCTGCCCGAATGCACCGTAGACGATGTGCACCAGCAGGTCGGCGCCGGCCGAGCTCGTGCCGACCTGGGTCACGGCTGCCGTGAGGACCGACTCAGCCGGCCAGGTGCTCTCCAGCTCCAGGCTGCCGCTGGTCGCGCCGGCCGCGATTTGAGGATAATTTCCTGTGCCGGAAAACAGACTGACGCCATCGACCAGGACGTCGACGATCAGGGCTGCGCCGGTCGGTGGGGTCACGCAGCGCAGGTACACGCGCTGGATACCCTTATCGACCGCTGTCGCGTTGACCATCTCAAGGCCCGACTCGCCGACCTCCAACTCGCCTTCGAAGGAGAACAACGCCATCTGGTTGCGCGGCACCAGATTGACTGGATCAGCGGCGCCGACAACCTCGCGCCATTCTCCCTCGACCGCGATGTAGAAGCGCTCGGTGTCGGTGGCGTAGTATTCGCCGGCAGGCGTCGCCGGGAGATCCGCTGCCAGGCCGGTCGGTATCGAGGCAGGGACGGTCGCGCTGACCCAGGCGCTCCAGGCTGAGCGCATCCCCGCCGGTGTGACGCCACGCACCCGCGCGGCTTTGACTATGCCGGGAGCGGCTGAGGCGACGAAGACGCAGCCACTGACCAGGTACGTCTCAGCCTCCTCTTCTGCGCCCAGTGTGGCGTATTCCAACTCGAAGCTGAGGTCCGGGCGCTGTGGCGCCGCGGTCCAGCGCGCTACAAACAAGCGCGGCGACACCAGCGCAGTCAGATTAGCCGGCTTCGCCAGTTCGGCGGAGGTGTTCTGGTCCTCGTAACTACCCGCCGCGCGGGTGTCACGGTACGTGCCCGTCAGGGTCCAGCGGTGCGGGCCGCCCATCGCGGTCAGCGCGCAGGTGTCGCCCGGCTGGGGCGCCAGGCTGCGCAGCACGCTCACGGTCGTCAGGGTGCGCGAGCCGGTGAGCTGCACCTTGGCCGTGCGCGCGTCGACCGCGACCGCGATCACCTTGCCATCCCGCATCGTCTCCGGCGTCAGAGACTTGACGAGGCGCTCATAGGCGCGCAAGTCACGTGTCGAAGACATAGTGCCGTCCCTCCAGATTGGTAACGAGTTGATTCTGCGTGTAGGACAGCGTCAGGGTGTCAACGAGGTAATCCTCGCCATCGGGCAGCGAGACGCGGTCCTCCGGTTCCAGCAGCGGGCCGATAGCTGGAGACGTGTAGGACACCTGCCGCAGGGTCTCTTTGGCCCGCCGCAGGTGGTTGTGGGCTTCGGTCAGCGCGTCCTCTTCGTTCTCGATGACGCCGGATGTCACCTCCCGGAAGCGGTGGCCGTAGGCGTGGTAGAGCGCCACGTCGTAGGCTTCGACCCAGGACAGGGAGTACAGCAGGCGGACGTGCGTCGCCAGCTCGCGCAGGTCGATGGTGTGCTGCATGCTGGTCGTGTCGCCCTCGGCGAAGAGGTGCGCGACACTGACCGGTCGTGGACGCCAGGCCCGCAGCGCCCCGTCCCAGCGCACGTACATCTTGACATCGCGGTCGTGCACCGCCGACTGAATGCCTTGCAGCGGGGTGTAATCTGGGTCAATCGAGGCCGACGGGATAATCTCGGTCAGATCCGGGATACGCAGAGCGGAGACGACGGACGTCTCGCCCGCCCGTGCGCCGAGGCCGAACGCGCGACCCGGCGCAGTCGGAATGGCGCAGCCTACCGAGAACACAAACGCGTCGTCCAGCCAGGCCGAGAGGAACAGCCAGCGATCGGCGTCGTTGTCCGAGAGCATCATCTCGCGTACGGCGATGCGCAGCGTGCCCGGTGCGGTCCAATCACCCGCTGGATTGTCGATGGCGCCGAGGATCTCGACCGACGTACCCGATAGACGCAGGAAGCGCGCCTGGGAGGGCGCCAGCTCAAAGAGATACCCGGACCCCCCGCTGCCGCGCAGCCCCACCACGCAGGCCGGCGAGGGCTCGAGCGCGAGATCAACCACGTACGACACCGGCAGGGAACCGGACCACCACACGAGATCGTAGGCGGCGCCTGATTTTCCGGTGCCGGAAAGCTGCTCGCCGATAGACCACGCGCCGCTGCCACTCCATTCAGATGCCTCGAAGGCAGGGCCGGCGAGCAGCGCATCATACGCGCCGCCGTGTACCCCGCCAAAGGCGCCAAAGCCGCGATAGACCGCCTCCAGCGTGAGAGGCGGCGCCATATCGCAGACGAAACAGTCACGAAACTGAACGGGCATGTTATCCTCCGCAGATGCCGATAAGTGTCTCGTCGACACCGACGCTCCGGTCGAGCCAGGACGCACCGTAATCCTCGGTGTAGCGCACCGCGCCGTGCCAGCCCCAGGCATACACCGTGTCCGGGTTGTCGCCGGAGATGGCAAGCCGAGAGGCCGTTGGCCCGGCTTTCTTCGTCGCGCCCCCGTCTACCGAGAGATAGATAACATCCGCGATGCTGTTAGCGTTGGACCCCGTTCCGCCCGCCCAGCCGACACGCTGGCGGTCACGCACGTAGGTCGAGATGCTCCACCGCCCCTCGTGCGGGGCGTGAGTGTCAATCTGGATGGTGTGCCCTGCCTCGCGGCGGTACATGTTCCAGTTGTCTGTGCCGCCACCCTCGCTGGCGACGTAGGCAAAATCATGGCCATCCGGGTTGCCGTTGTTGTAGGGGACGTGGAACGGCGCGACGCCATCGCCCACCTGAAGCACGCGGTCGGACGTCGTGGCCCAGGTTGCGCCCCAATCGGTCGACTTGAAGGTGTAACGGGAGCGACCGACCCAGGCTGAGGTATACGCCAGCCCCGGTGTGACCGGCGACATGTAGAGACCCGGCGCTGAAATAGACCAGTACGGCCAGCCGTCGTAGCCCATCCCAAAAACGCCCCGGTCGGCGTTGGTGCCGATGATGATTTCATCTGACCAGTTCACTCCATCCATCGTGAATGAGGCGAACAGCCCGTCGTTGTACACGTTGATGTTGATGCCCCAGCCCGGCAGGGTCCACGACATGTCCATGATGTGCCATTCGGCGTTGCGCGTGTAGACCTTG
This sequence is a window from Aggregatilinea lenta. Protein-coding genes within it:
- a CDS encoding RNA-guided endonuclease InsQ/TnpB family protein — its product is MKLIAQVRLYPTPDQHAALKQTLERANAACNHISARAFEAQVFHRYGMQNLTYYETKERFGLSAQMVIRCLAKVADAYRLDRTVQRTFKPLGSIAYDDRILSWKLERREVSIWTLAGRQAIPFGAGERQLELLAARQGETDLVFFNGMFFLLATCEIPDPELRDVETALGVDLGVTNIATTSDGEIMTSEGIERNRQHQQRLRANLQARGSLSAKRHLRKLAGRQRRYQKDINHQISKRLVETAQRTNRAIALEDLTGIRARTRARGADQRARHSNWSFAQLRQFIDYKARLAGIPVILVDPKYTSQQCAVCGHIDKANRRHQAEFLCVACGHAAHADVNAAINIAHRAEVMPPIVSDMDPGP
- a CDS encoding phage holin, LLH family, producing the protein MLSNQYVQLALLMIVMVFTPAAKVLIARLIVAIKLRTPDYIDSLIDVAASYGAQYAEQMGHSLELLGHEKMDMALAAAARRLARYGVNVDEDELRERIEASLQQLSQRLAVAVGEKLEDALAPLGFGAPEGVEE
- a CDS encoding phage tail protein produces the protein MAKHQDLIGDQLHVPGYVQDADPGAVGPGKLWVDSSGGVGTYLLKIRNADDTGWEIASSAASDEIDAATLDGLDSAAFAAAVHQHVQTDITDLDAAPADAQYMMVSALPEMPNAYTIYPASPLGWDVSQVAEKLLGISLNLPGLSAMTTPASNDRLLVLNTDGMYQSVAYGVLRDQILALCPNAFLSLSDVPDDYEGQAGKVLAVNPGETALEFITPATGGGDSLPVGAGFMWFAAALPSSKYLWCAGQVLATAEYPDLFAAIGYQFGGSGGAFNLPDLRGRSPLGLDNMGGTPANRVTAAAADVIGGSGGEENHPLSVAEMPSHQHMEFRGTGSGSYLFQSGSNVFGSYAVGRSTEFTGGSGVHNNMSPYLALPFIIKALP